In Falco peregrinus isolate bFalPer1 chromosome 9, bFalPer1.pri, whole genome shotgun sequence, the genomic stretch CAATTTTACATTAGGTATTTGGAAATCTGAAAGTGATCAGTGATCCAGCAGGCTGGATCTGATCTGCTGCACAGACCTGTTCATTAAGGTGTGTTGTTGGGACCCcctgtataaatattttttttctttttttgagaaatgggGAGTAGTTTGAATGATCTGCATCACTTCACCTAGCCTAAATCCTGTATCTATAATTAAAGGCTGTGTtatagcttctttttttcatgccttTAAAGGCACACAATTGTAACATGGGTAGTACTGTAAATATCTTAATCTCTAGAAATTCTTGCAACAAAGATCTGATCCTCCTCTGACTGGCAGTCTGAAAGCACTTCCTTGTGTGATGTGAGCAGGCAGCCTGCTAAGGAACGAACTCACGTGGCATGCTGTCATTTGCTGTGCTGAATCACCTGCGGGCACTAACAACTGTGAGGCAAGAACTTTATGTCGTTGTGTGAGAAGAGCTTTTGAACTGCGCTGCTTTCTGCTGACTAAAGATCATCTTACCGGAAAGGAAGAGTCATGAGTCTCTTGTCTTCCAGGCTGGTTTAGCAGAGATGAGACAATTCACTTCCCCTATTCGctgtcagaggaaaaaaagataggaGAGAGTGGGTGGAGGTTGGattaattttgttgtttgtgttaAATCGAGTCATGCCCTGTTCTGAATATCTTCAGCTGCTAAGGAGCTATgaaaattttcctctttgtgCAAGCTGACAATTGTGTAGACTTGAATTGGTATTTGAATTTGCACGCACACGTGCACGTGGTTAGCTCCAGGGCAGCCATGGTTAGGAAGGCTGGGTGTGATGGAGATTTAATACTTacattttttcagctgcagctgaaccGTCCCACTGCAGCAGGGTATCGTCCCAGCAGGACTGCAGGACCTGAGCGGCCTGTGCCACTAATAGACAGCCAGTAGTGCCGAGGCTGGCACGGGTATTACTTGTTAAGTACTGATAAGCAGAAAAGCCTCACCAAAATATGTAACACAAGGCTTGAAAGCTCTTAGACCTTCAGGTGAGTTTGTGTCATCCAGCATTTTCAATTTACATGAGTTGTATGTACAGGTGGTATGTTAACAGCATCTAGATAAATTTGGCAAGTTACACACTGGATTCTGATTTAcattctttccctccctccctcatgCCTTCGCAAAGggttttaaagcctttttttttttttcaaatttgttaACTTGTTTCTGACCTTTGACTTTCGTCTGCAGCCACATTTGTTCTTAATAGATACTGTTTATTGCCGTCTTAAAAAAGTTTGTAACCCATTTATATTCCTAAGAACTGCCTTAGGTAGGTAGGGCAGATATCTTTAGAAACACCTTGTGACACAACAGAAGATACAATTAATAGTTGCTGAACTGAGAGATGGggaactaattttttttaaactagtgTGAGGTAGGTTTTCATTATTGCATTTGTTATGTGGTGGGTTAGCCAGAGAGAGTGTGCAGAAAGAAATCACTTAATTCCCTTTCAAAATAGAAACTTGTTCTGATCAAGGCCCCAAACCTTTTTGTTTCAAGCTTGAGTAGCTCTGTGGAGCTGCACTTCGTTAGCTGCATTGCAGAGCCAAGTGATGAATGTGTAATACATATAAAAGCTCTGGCACACACTGGAGTAAAAGCACTCTAGAGACCATCCATGTTTTATGAAATGGAGCTGCTGTGCATGCGGATCAGCTGCTTCCAAGTCCTGCCGCCATACAGCAAGAAACAGAACTGTAACAATGTCACTTTGCTATGGATTTACTTTGTGTGTTACAATGAATTTCCACttgaaattttgaattaaatGGTCCTTGAAATTACACTAAGGAAACATCAgttaacaaaggaaaaatatcctGTTTGAACCACTGTTGGTGCAAATAAGCTAAATCTGTCTGTCACCTGCTGTCTCACCTTGCCTGAAGTAGTTACCACTTCACAGCTGTAGGTAACTTTGTTTTCCATCCTAAGCTGTATCATCTCTTAAAGACCGAGACTCCACAAGTGTTTAAATAGGCAGAACTTTGATTCTACATTTTGTTGTGCTCTGCATTGATTgcacaaatgcattttgtatTAGATCTTCCTTTGATGATCCATTTTGTAGAAGCTCTGTGTGTTACCTTAGGAGCTCTGGGCCTTTCCAGTGCCAGAGGATCCTGGAGGCTGTGGGTCTTGCAAGTGGAATTACGGAGTACAGCTGCTGGCACGCACTCGGGCAGGTGATGTTGACCCTGTTATCTGTTCTTCACATATCTTGGATTAGATGATGAACTTCTCAAGTGGGCTAGCAGCTGTTCTCAGGCAGGGTGGATGAAGGCCATACCCTGGTGGGGGGAGAGATgagcccttctccctgcctgagAGCGCTTGCCCTGGCAGCGGAGGGAGGCTGGGGCCGCGGCCCCATCTGTGCTGTCCCACTTGTGTGCACAGTGGACGTGCTATTGCTCTTTATGGCAGCGGCGGGGACCGGGACAAAGAAAGCTCTGTGTGCTTGCCAAGTCGCCAGGGGCTCTCTTAAAGTTGCAGGGGACTTTGGCTTGAGGATTTAAGAACTATAGGTCTCAGTGGCCCTGATTCACTTGGAACAGGGCCTCTTGCACTTCAAAACACCAACACATATTGGAGTGTTGTCCCGATGGAGTGGGTTACAGCGTGGTGACACAGTGATAGTCTTCAGTGGGAGTGCAGGCCTGGAACAAAGCCAGCGTTATGGGTGATGTTGTCCGGCACCAGGCAAGTGTTCAGGTGTTGGGTGTCCTCTGGGTGCCAGCCTGCGTGCCTGGAGCTGCCCACGGCGCCTGGGAGCGGAGCTGGCCGGGGAGTGCTGCGAGTGGATGGAGCCAGAGGGTTAGTTTGGTCAGCCATACTGACCAACGGATTGGATTTTCTTGGTGAGGGAAAATTTGCTCTTAGTTTTCATATAGTATCCATTGTTCTCTATTCCTTTAATCACTTTCTTCTGGGATGGCTTAATTGCTTTTTCCAGTAATGCAGGGAAAGAAGTACATACAATGATACTTTTTGTTTGAGAACCTGAGGCCTAGGTAAAGTTGCCAGGATTGTCATTTAAATGTGATGGGTGCTTCGCAAGCTCTCCGTCAGATGAAGAAATAGTAGGAGTAGCTTGCTTTGTGCCAATAGACTAAGAataaagatgtgaaaataaaatttggtgGTTCCTAGCGTTAAATTTATTGGGTAGTGATTCTTGGCCAAGTTATGCTTTTGTTAGATGGCTGTTTGCTTTAGGGTCTGCCGCTGTTCAGCTCCAGGAGAGACAGTACCCTGATTCCTCGGGTGCCTCCCTTTGCTGGTAGCTTCTGGCAGTGTCGCAAGCTGCGTGGCTGCTGCCCCGAGGCTGGCGTTCGGGTTGTTCCAGTGGGCGGTGAGGCGAGGGCTGTGCCCTGTGTAGAGGCGGCATTGCTGGCAGTGGATTATACGGCTTTCCCATAGCGGGGAGTAATTGGAGTGTACGGGGGAAGAAGAGGTGCCCGCTATAGGAGCAGTGTGCCAGTCTTGCGAAATAAGCTTGTGTGACTTGGAATAGACTTGCCCCGTATCCGAAGTGCGTGTATTATAGACGTGGCTCGTTTGAAAAGCCAGTTACAATGTAATATAActaatatatataatacatataatatCCAGGTCTCCTTTTATTTCATCGACCACCTGTGTTCCCTGCTTACTTGCACTGTTAAGTCTAGTTCTGACTGAATGTTTCTCAAGCTTTAAATAGCCAAAATGAttaactcttcctttttttccttttgagctGCTACACTTTAAACTTGTTGAAATGttcagagattattttcttaatcttGTAACTTGCCGTAGTATCAGACCCTGGCCTTCTCTGTACTGAAAGCCACTAAATGTGGAATGCAGATGACtaaggtgttttatttttgtaagtgtATAGATAACAAACAACTGTTACTTGAGCATGgtgatttttagaaaacaattttttctgttGGGGAGTTAGCCACTCCCCTGACTCGTTAGTGCTGTAACATTCAACTAGTTCGTACAGTCACTGATTAAAAATGACTGTACTTATCAATGATGGTACACAATAGCGTCAAGTTATTCAGTAACATCTTAtactggttttttcctctcctgaggCTCTAACTGAATTTTTACAATAAATGTGAAACTTTAAATACTCTACTGTAAGGCTTCTGGCTTACAATTTCAGAATTGTATCTATGCAAAGCCCAGGTTTTACACTTGTGTCTATAAAATTTTGGTGAAGTACAGCTTTTTGTTGCAAACATGCACCTTGTATCCCGAATGTCCCACTCCCATTTGGCTTCCTGCTCGTGCCCGGGAGCAGCCGGGGTGCAGGGGAGGGCTTCTCTTGTGAGCAAATCACATACCACCCGTTAAGGTTGCAAGTTATAATCTGTGGTACTTAAGCAAGAAGAGGAACGGGGGGGTTTCTGTGATGCAAACATGTTATCTGGTTTCTGAACAGAGCACAAGCAGGAGCAAAGCCATCTTATGTCAAATATATGTTTGGGCCAGTTGCACTTCCAGCTCTGTGGTCCACTGCCCAGCGGGTGACTTGGCTGTCTGAGTGCCAGCAGTCATGCTCCAGTGTGTCCCCTGACTTGGACAAGGGGCACCCAGTTCCTCAGTGGTGTCCtgacagtgctgctgtgcctgtAGGCGTGCCTGTGCAAAGGGTGACAAGTACGGGTGGCTGGAGAAGAACAGCCATTCTGGCTAAGGTGTGTCGGTCGTGTGTTCGCTTATGTTAAAacatctgctgctggctgaagtTCATTTCTATGCCTTTGGTCTCCCTGTGTGctaggcttctttttttttttttttttttttttcctcctgattcAGCAGTCTGCTTCCAAAACAAAGACATCCTGGTGTTCTGAGCAAGTTCTGCAGCTAGCTGCTTAACTGCAACgccttcttcccctcctcctgtgTGTGCTGAGTACTTGCCTCCTGTTCAGATAAAAGCCATAGACGGCTGATCCGCCATCCCACCGCTTGGCAGGCTGGAGTAAAACTAGTGTGCACAGAGCTGTATCTCTAATGCTTTACTGATCTTGCCTTTAATGAGTGTGTGAATCCACTGTTTGTAGTTcgtgtatgtatacacacactggatatcctgctttttctgaatATATGGTTAAATCTTAATTCATGTTCAGGGCTGTCAATCTTGCCTCGCTCTCCCAATCTTGACGACAGAGCATCAAGATCATGTACCAACTTAGAGAAGCGGCTGAACACCTGTCTTGGTTTTTCCATTTGAACTAAAGACAGTGCCGGGTATATGAGAATATTGAGTGCAAATCGCTGCTGTCTGATGTGCCTCGTGAGTCTGGAGAAGGGATGCAAACAAAGTGTTAGGTTGCTAGTCATGCATAACCTTTGGTACAGTTTTTGCTCTTTTATTACAACTTGTCATATGCAACTGCTGAGGAGCGAGCAAGCCGTTCTGCAATACGGCTGAAATAAGATTACTGGTagttaggtttttttcagattgccTTAGTATAATGCACTGCTTCAGGCATCCTTCATTCTTTCCTCTTAGCTTTCTACCAGCTGACATCAAAAATAGATGCGAAATACCTATTGAGCTGTCAGtatttctcctctgtttttgttgttcttcctgctgttATTTCAGGCTCTGATAATGCAGTGTGCTGGAGGCGATGCGGGTTAATAGGGTGATTACCTCAGCAAGAATGGTATTTTAGTTGTTGTAAAGTGAAGTGTTGGTTGGATATCTTCCCCCTGAATCAAGACTGTTTGCTCTTTCAGCTGCTAGGTGCAGATCTAAGAGCTATTGTGCTTCATGTCTCACTGCAGCTTACATCTGTGgtctgaaacaaaaggaagtgTACAGAATTtactatttataaaaaaaaaagcaagctatttTCAGTACAATAAGGTAATACGTAGAAGGTGAAGCGTCTCCTGCTGTATTTGTTTGAGCCAAAGGATTCGGCAGTCAGGACGGATTTATAGTATGAAAAGCAAGCCTTTTGGGGTAGTAGATGCCATACTAAccctgattttatttcttctcacttCTTGAAAGTTGAAGGCAAGGGGCAGGACTGCAGAGGTGAGGGAACAGCTGAGCAAAACGTAGCCACAAGGAGGGGCATCTCTCAGATATGCTGGGCTGCACGAGCTGTAGGTAACTGCTGTGCCCTGAAGATGAAGAGCATTTGATTAGTAACAGAACAAGCTTGTCCTCTTTCATGTTCTAAAAGTTACCTGCTCTTTAGCAATGCTGCTAATGTTACAAGAACCTCATTAAACTGGACTCTCAGGGCAGCTGACCTAAGCATCCTGGAGTAGGAAAGTCAGGCAAAGTCCAGATCACAACCAGGGTAAACAGAAGTTGTGTGATTTATGGGAAAAGGCTCACATTCGTTGTTTTGTTTCCTGGCGTATCTCAGATTGCTTTTTAAGTTTCTGTGAGAGAGGGAGGAGTAACAAGATGCCTTGGAGGCAAAGCAAGAGGAACCAGTATACCAacaatttttaacttttggttTGGGTTACCGGTGAGTTGGAATTTTCTTGCCTAACATCTCGGCAGGCGGGGGGTACCTGCCCATCACAAAAAGCCTCAGTACGATAAACAGGAAGCTGTGCTTGGAAAAGTCTTCAGACACATGGAGAAACAAATGCCGGCTAGGGGAGGAGAGAGCCAGGAATTCTTCTAGCTTCACAGGCATCTGAAGAAGAGTTGGTGAGGTAGGCAGAGCAAAAAATAAACTTCCCTCATCACCTCTGGTTTTGCAGCTCCCTGTTCAAAGGCTATGTTACAATGGGTGGCTTCTGTAAACAACCTGATATTGTAGATAACAGTGGGGAGGACTAAAGAGCTGTTCCAGTCACTCTGACCTGACCCTGCAACTACTTCTCTGGTTTGTGTGGACTCGCAGGCTTCCCTGAGAACTGCCAGACGTGCTAGTAGTAAGTGACTGTGCCTTATGCTTTGAGCACCAAATTGAGACTAGGGAACTGCTGACTGAGCTGCATTGAAACATATGTTTTGAGctcatcatctttgtatttCTATTGCTGTAACTCATTTAACAGTAGACTGCAAGATCAGTATGTAGTGCTTTAATTGGCAAGAACTTTGTGTGTGACTTTGAGGGATTTGCACTGAGATCAGAAGCTGTCAGTTCCCAGGTATATCGTATTTGCACAGTATGCGGTAGCTGTTTTGAAATCTGGGTCGTGCTTCTGCGGAATCCTTTTAACCAGACCTTGTAGGTAAGAAGTGTGTGCTGCCTTCCCATGCAGAGCCTGACCGCTGGTGCCGCAGAGAATCGCCAAGTGTGCTTGTGTATGTATTCACTGGGTGGTCGATCTCAGAAAGAACTAACAGAAGGatctttctgatatttttaataaccTGAAGGGATGGCATTGCGATGAAAAAGGATCCTGGTTCATACTTCAGCACATCTACATTCCATCCAGACCTGGTTGATCTCTCTTGAAACCTGCTCAAAGCAAGATACGCAGGCTTGAACTGGTACCTTCTGGTGTCCCTGTTCTTTAAAGGGCAGGGTGTCACAGTCCTAAATCCCGCCCCCGCTTCAAGCACAGAGGTCCCAAGGCCGTATCTTGCTCTTTGCTGTGTTGCTGTAGCCATGTTGCTATGCTGTATGCAGCAttcctccagcccctctgtTAAACAAGGAAACTTCTTTGGCAATGTTCTGAACTTTCTTCCTCCAAAGCATGAAGAGCCTGACAGTAGAGGTCATGCAGGAGGATGTCTCAAACTGTGTCGGAGACTTCATTGCTCCAGGGACTGGGAACCTGGGAGTTGGATGATTTCTGCAGGTATAGAGTGATAGGTGTCTGTTAAACACCATCTGACAGATCTGTAACTGGAAAGTATACAGTTGTTCTGATCAATTAACGTCTCTTAAGTCCTTACTTTTAAACGTCACGATTAGCCAGTAACTTGGATAGATAGATTACCCAGAATGCGAAGGCAAAAACAGGGCTTTATGTGCAAGAACTGAAAATCACCTTTACTGGACTGCAGTTTTAAAGCTATTGTGGTTGGCAGCTAGAACGATCTTTACACTCACTGCAACAGCTTCTGTTTAACGATGTATCTAACTTGGTATGCAAATATTGCATATACAGTATCCCTTACAGAGAATAGTTAGCGTGGTTTCTGGGGCCTTGCCTATAGCTTTACAGATGACACACTCTTGAAGTTGTTTGATATTCCAGTCTTATTTTGTAAACGGTATCGCTGTACCCAGGAGTGGCTTCTTAATTAGTGCTTATCTGTAGTCACTGGAGTTCAGTGCTTCTTGTTTACAGGCATAAGAGACcaggggagaagaggaagggtCTGCAGATAGTACTACCTGTTAGAACTGTTTTAACAGTTATTTTATAGCTAAGTAATCTGTGAAACAGTACTGGAGAAGAGGCTAGGCAGATCTAAGTGATTCAGTTCTAATTTACAATTGGTGGTATGGAAAGTACTAGTAAGGGTTTGTTCAGCTGTTTTGTAGGTGATGGGTTAAACACAAAATCTTGCTATAGATTTAATGAAGATCGTAACTGTCCAAATGatgtcttgtttttttttcctagttgaCTGATCTTATGTTTATTTAGGTTGGGTAGATTCATGTGGTTGCAAATATCTAAGTAAAAGGTAGATAAACAAGTAAATAATGTGAATACAACCATTCTTACTGATGTATATATCTAACTGTCTGTCTTCTCATTCAAGTTGCAGGAGTCATTACGGCTGACTTTCTGTCGGGATTATTTCACTGGGGAGCAGATACCTGGGGATCTGTGGAGCTACCCATAGTTGGAAAGGTTTGAGATTCTTATCCTTAAGCTTGAAAAAAGTTCCGAGATACTTTTCCGAAACACCTCCAGTATTCTCAGCTGTGTTGGACAGTCTGTATAAGCTGTGCCTTTCTTGCAGTCCTGCCAATGTAAgcagctcccccacccccagaacCTTCCTTCATGGCATGGTATGCTGCTGGTCAAGTGCCATGTTTGCACGTGGCCTAGGTGATATGGGCAAGGTGACACTGTTCCATTTTATCGCCTTGTTTAAGGTTTGCACACGGTTTTGCAATACCAGTGTTCCCAGACCTTCCCAAGGTACTGTGGGAATGGCCTGTGACACTACAAGCGTAAAAACCTGGCTAGACTAGTGCAGAACTTCCAAAGGGCCCATAAGCAAAGATGCAGAGAATTGTTCCTGCGGCTAAACTCTCCAAAAGCTGTCTGGTAAAACATGAAGATGCTTCAGTAAGAAATCTTTCCAGTTCTCTGTGCTACGGGCCCCTATTGTAAATGTCGTAGCGTTAGAATGGTGATGGCTGGAGATTTAGATTTGAATCCTGCTTACATGCTTTGTGTTATGGAACTCCCTTAAACTCAGCCATCAGATTTGATTGTGTGTAAGGCTTTTGgggctttttatatttttaacaacGTTATTCAGCCATGGTGTCatgtttattaattttcttcaggcTTTCATCAGACCCTTTAGAGAACATCACATTGACCCCACTGCAATTACCAGACATGATTTTATAGAGACCAACGGAGACAACTGCTTTATGACGCTAGTCCCCTTGGCAAACATGGCGtacaaatttgtttctttttccccaggtaAGCTTTTACTTCTGACTTATGTGGATTTAGCATTTTTGCTGatatttaaatgaatatttGTCTGTGTGAAGCTAGGAGAAATCAAGAATGTGAGATGACAAGTAATAGCTGTTAGAAGCATGATGCttctgggaggagggagggaaactTTGAAGGAGGGGCAGCTAGGTTCTCTAGCTTGATGGAGAATCTGTGGCTGAAGAGTCTTGCAAAGAAGCATTGAAAGTTACAGTAAATATTCTCTTTATAAGAGGGATCAAACTATGTGCATATGGAGAAACTCATTGTTCTGAAGTGTGTAAAAAGCGCTTCACCTCTCCGTAGAAGTACTTTATTTGCAAACTAGAAGTGTGAGAATTAAAGGATTAATTCTATAGGTGGTAAACTCAGAGTTTAACTTCCTGTTTATGGCCAGCTGACAGTTGCTGGCACTTACCAGCCTGTCTTGTGACATTTTGGAATTGCTTATGGCTCACTGGCTCTTGTGACATTTCTGCCAAAGTGGCTTCATTGAGGCTTTTGTTAGTTCCTGCAGcgccaggcagctctgcctgggcaaGACATCATTTTCCTAGTGGAAATTTACCTTTTCATAAATGATATTTAAAGATACACATCTTGTTTTGCAGAGGCATTATATGAAACATGTCCTTGGGAGTGTTACGTCTTTGCCCTTATCATCTTCATAACCATGACAAACCAGATTCACAAGTGGTCTCACACGTACTTTGGTCTTCCACGCTGGGTCATATTTCTACAGGACTGGCATGTTATCCTGCCACGAAAGCATCACAGGATCCATCATGTGTCTCCACACGAGACATACTTCTGCATTACAACTGGTACTGCCATCTGGTTCATACTGCATGCTCTCTTTAGTAGTCTAGTGCGATTCACCTGGCAAGATGTAATTTAGTGATGGCCTATTAAATACCTAGAAATTGATGTTGTGAACTGTGCTCTTAGCTGCACAAGCTCTTAGCAAAACTGTAGTTGGTTTTGCTGCATAAAAAATATGGGGGGAAGATCTGGGATTGGCTAAACGGTAACTTGCAGCCTGATGAGGTAGTCAGTGGTACTGAGATCCGATTGTATGATATCTTGGTAATCTCATGCAAGTAATGGATTATGTTCATTAAAGTCTTAAAGCTGCTGTTCCTTTGAAAGAGCATATAATCTGCAAGTGCAGCTTGCCTTGAATGCTCATTTCTAAAGCAAGGCTTCTGGATTTTCAGCACTTGTTCATTCTGATTTGGGGCAGAGGACTGGACAGGCTTGCAGAAGACTGCCTTTAGGTTCCTTTTTATATCTATATTCAATTTCATGCCCATGTACAGGTAGGTATACTCAGTCACAAGCACTGCATAATCCTGAATATGTCATCAAGTTAATCGGACAGCTGGATATAGACCACTCTGGTTCTTCATTCTGTCATTGGCTTTGACAAACGATTTGTTGGTTTTGAAATCTctgccaagaaacaaatctagTTCTCATGACCAGAATGTCGTGTAAAAACATGGTACAGTTAAGAAGCCTGACTTGACAGATGATGGCAAAGATCTTGCCATCCTGAGTTTTTTTCAGTCCTAATATGTACTGAAAGTTTAAGCCTGACCATTATTAACAGTCTTAGgctacatgcttttttttctcattaaatgatattaaaaaaagcacatgcttacatgctttttttctcattaaatagtaacaaaaaaaagcacatgcttCTGTTCACTCCATGATTTCTGTAAGTGTTCATACCAGTCTGCCGGCACCATAGTTTGCATACTTGGATTTTCCAGTGAAGAAAAGTGTGTGTGCAGCCGTAACTCTCATTCTTCTAGGGTAgaagtgaggaggaggagggaaataTGCAATCAATGCACTATTTACAAGCAGCCTTTACTGCATAAAATAGGACTAGTACTCGTTAGTGACTTGATTTAAGAATTGATAGCCAAGTCCAAAGAGTATACTTGGTTTCAGAGCTGACCTGTGTACGTAAGTGCCTGCCACTGTATCATTGCCCGGGAAGGTGTCGGGTAACGGAGCTTTCTGGCATCCCCAGCGTTAAAGCTTTCGGACTGACTGCTGTTTTTAGACAGCAGGAAGGAGTTGTCCATTCCTTGAGGGGTAATGGTCATGAGAATTGCAAGGGCTGACTTCCTAAAGGGCATCAGTGTACAGTGAGTTGAGTGGAGCTGCAGGATTGCAGGTGGGCTGCGAAAGGTCATGTCCGGCTACACAAGGTGGCTGAAAACAGTGCCTGTGtgttaaacatatttttcagcaGCGAATGTCCTGAATGTTCTTTCCCTTCAGTATTTCTGTCCCATAATAGACACAGTTGTCTTCCTCCTGATGGCTGTCCCTGTTGTAAGGGTGGCACTTGCACCTGGCAGAGCTTTCCTGTGTTCCAGTCTTGCTCATGCTATGCTGCGTTTTAGCTCTTTAACGTGAACTGCTGCTGCTAGCTCACTGTTTCCATTGTGGTAACAACTTCTTCGTTCCCGCCTCTCCTTCAGTTGTTTTCTTAagcctttttcccttttccgGAAATGTATATGGAGTAAAGTATAATTTGTGCTTACAGAACACCTTCTGTAAGTGTGATAACTAATAGAACCCTGTGTACATCTCTCTCTTCCTGGCCATAGGAACACTTCTACAGGGAAATAACATTTCCTGGTGCTGATTTCTTTAGGTTTTCCTAGTttacaatatttaataaaaCCAGAGTCCTAAAGTTACTATGTGATGGCAATTTCACAGGGCTTCATTACCTCTTCGTGCAGTTTCCTGTCAGTTATATGTAGTTAGGTTAGTATCAGAAAATCAAGTTAATGTACTAATTAATATTCTGAAAGTGAGACGTAAAGCCCTTTCAAATTCAGGGTGAGGCCTCTTAAGCCTGTGTAAGTTCCAGCCTCACAGTCTGTACATTGCAATGCTTCTACAAAGTATTCAAAATACCCTAAATCTGTAGGCTAGGAAAGATGCGTTAAACTCTTGTTGCATGCAGAACATGATGGCACTTATTgccttttatatataaaatggtAAAAGCCCGTCCCATGTCAGTGTTGCAGCCTTTCTGGTTACTAGGAAGCAGAAGTGGCTCTGATAGAGCTGCACAGCTTTGGGAGTGTGCTGCCCTTTTAATCCAGGAAGCATCCAATGTCAGCTAATGTTAAATGCAGCATGGTATTACAAGAAGATTTCCCCATCACAGGCTTCATTAGCAATCAGTTATGCAAACTTTAATTTTACCCTAGGGGAGCATAATACATTTAACTACCTGGACTGATGTCAGAACCATCAAAACCTGAGgctttatttaaggaaaaactTTGTTTAGTTTGAGCCGTAGTTAGTGGTGGTTAAGACCCCTGTTTGGgacctgactttttttttttttcctggaagttGTGATGTTGATAATATATTTGAGATTTCAGAGCTATGTTGTATGTGTTTACTTTCTTGCTGTGCTACCTAACGAGAAACACAGGGAACAGCCGAGCTTTGATGGGGAAACTAATCAGGGAAAAATAGCTGAAATAGTTGGgttgaggtttttgtttggttgcttAAATTTCAGTAGTCTAAGGTGCTACTAATACAAATGTCTTGCTTTTAACACAAGTCATTCAACTTGATGGTCCCTTTTCTGGTGGCTTTGCTATGGTCATAGAGTAGTCCACTTCTGAACTCCCCTTACACTTAccttgtgtttaaaaaaatgttactgaatAAACATTGCCAGACATTGAACTTTGGATGCTATGACAAactgatccttttttttttttctctttgcaatcACTTAGGTTGGCTGAACTATCCATTAGAGAAGATAAGATTCTGGAGGTGTTTGGAGAACATTATCCAAGCAGTTACTGGGGAGAAGCCAAGAGCAGATGACATGAAATGGGCTcaaaaaatcaaataactttTGCCAGCCTTCCGCAATCCTTAACTTGTTGccaatgttctttttttttttttttaaaaaaaaaaaaagcc encodes the following:
- the PEDS1 gene encoding plasmanylethanolamine desaturase isoform X2 codes for the protein MLPRAAVLAPGASPGPGRRSPPPPAGLEEGQPPRGRAMASGGAESGPHRPEAAGPQAEAAEEPEGGSRRWGAQHAGARELAELYSPVAGVITADFLSGLFHWGADTWGSVELPIVGKAFIRPFREHHIDPTAITRHDFIETNGDNCFMTLVPLANMAYKFVSFSPEALYETCPWECYVFALIIFITMTNQIHKWSHTYFGLPRWVIFLQDWHVILPRKHHRIHHVSPHETYFCITTGWLNYPLEKIRFWRCLENIIQAVTGEKPRADDMKWAQKIK
- the PEDS1 gene encoding plasmanylethanolamine desaturase isoform X1 → MLPRAAVLAPGASPGPGRRSPPPPAGLEEGQPPRGRAMASGGAESGPHRPEAAGPQAEAAEEPEGGSRRWGAQHAGARELAELYSPGKRLQEWISVILCFSLICFNFYNLLFYLRLEHTPSVIVGIFAGVITADFLSGLFHWGADTWGSVELPIVGKAFIRPFREHHIDPTAITRHDFIETNGDNCFMTLVPLANMAYKFVSFSPEALYETCPWECYVFALIIFITMTNQIHKWSHTYFGLPRWVIFLQDWHVILPRKHHRIHHVSPHETYFCITTGWLNYPLEKIRFWRCLENIIQAVTGEKPRADDMKWAQKIK